A region of Pseudorasbora parva isolate DD20220531a chromosome 14, ASM2467924v1, whole genome shotgun sequence DNA encodes the following proteins:
- the LOC137040148 gene encoding zinc finger protein 585A-like, with translation MNIEAMNDPEPCRIKEEDTEEKRGDPEPFRIKQEDTEEKRGDPEPFRIKQEDTEEQIDLIETNKEIEELIEWGEKHQVKTKEKSLSPSLERNAKVSFTCPQCGKSFSCEQNLNLHIKLHRGGKPYACDWCDKIFTIKGNLNEHMKIHTGEMYTCGECGKNFSQKGNLDEHRKMHTVARPYTCDRCGKSFSFQGNLNDHMKIHTGKKPYPCDQCWKSFAHKATLNEHMKIHNGEKPHSCDKCGKCFAEKRVLNEHMKIHNRQKPHSCDQCGKSFIQKGNLNEHMRIHTGEKPHTCDQCGKSFTRKGALKDHIKIHTGEKPYTCDQCGKSFMKSGVFKVHLHTHSRERLYNCDQCGKTFFRPDFLKDHLKVHTKTKPYICYLCGKSFSQMGALKIHQKRHSGVKDYVCTECGKTFFTDGALKVHQTVHIGEKTYKCSHCDNRFKRSLYLKIHERIHTGEKPHTCDQCGKSFRLKGTLKEHMQIHTGEKPYTCDHCGKCFIQKGNLNVHMKIHTGEKPYTCDQCGKSFTHKGNLNVHMKSHTGVKLYTCDQCGKSFAQKALLNDHKRIHTEEKPYTCDQCGKSFRKSSVFKVHLHTHSRERLYNCDQCGKDFFRADSLKNHLKVHTKEKPHVCSLCAKRFSELSALKLHQKRHSGVKDHVCSECGKSFFTDSELKVHQTVHTRETPYKCSECGKTFKRSIYLKIHERIHTGEKPYHCHSCGKCFTQLSSLIFHKKKCMSENKVSSLSSDPVLPGVNLCNAASEITLKID, from the exons ATGAACATTGAAGCCATGAATGATCCAGAACCCTGCAGAATAAAGGAGGAAGATACAGAAGAAAAAAGAGGTGATCCAGAACCTTTCAGAATAAAGCAGGAAGATACTGAAGAAAAAAGAGGTGATCCAGAACCCTTCAGAATAAAGCAGGAAGACACTGAAGAACAAATAG aCCTGATAGAAACTAACAAGGAGATTGAAGAACTCATTGAATGGGGGGAGAAACATCAAGTCAAAACTAAAGAAAAGTCCTTGAGTCCCTCATTGGAAAGAAATGCCAAAGTGTCTTTCACTTGCCCACAGTGTGGCAAGAGTTTCTCATGCGAGCAAAATCTTAACCTTCACATAAAACTtcatcgtggagggaagccatACGCATGTGATTGGTGTGATAAGATTTTCACAATAAAAGGAAACCTTAATGAACACATGAAAATCCACACTGGGGAGATGTACACGTGTGGTGAATGTGGGAAGAATTTCTCACAAAAAGGAAACCTTGACGAACACAGGAAAATGCACACTGTAGCTAGGCCGTACACATGTGATCggtgtgggaagagtttctcATTTCAAGGAAACCTTAACGATCACATGAAGATCCACACTGGAAAGAAGCCTTATCCATGTGATCAGTGTTGGAAGAGTTTTGCGCATAAAGCAACCCTTAATGAACACATGAAAATCCACAATGGTGAGAAACCACATTCATGTGATAAGTGTGGGAAGTGTTTCGCAGAAAAACGAGTCCTTAATGAACACATGAAAATCCACAATAGACAAAAGCCACActcatgtgatcagtgtgggaagagtttcataCAAAAAGGAAACCTTAACGAACACATGaggatccacactggagagaagccacatacatgtgatcagtgtgggaagagtttcacaAGAAAAGGAGCCCTTAAGGATCACATAAaaatccacactggagagaagccgtacacatgtgatcagtgtgggaaGAGCTTCATGAAATCTGGTGTTTTTAAAGTACATCTGCATACTCATTCTAGAGAAAGACTATACAACTGTGACCAGTGTGGTAAAACGTTTTTTAGGCCAGATTTCCTGAAGGACCACCTTAAAGTTCATACAAAGACGAAGCCTTACATCTGTTATTtatgtggaaagagttttagtCAGATGGGTGCATTAAAAATACACCAGAAAAGACACAGCGGTGTGAAGGATTATGTTTGCACAGAGTGTGGGAAGACATTTTTTACAGATGGAGCACTGAAAGTGCACCAGACAGTTCATATTGGAGAAAAAACCTATAAAtgttcacactgtgacaacagattcaaacggtcattaTATCTGAAAATACATGAGaggatccacactggagagaagccgcacacatgtgatcagtgtgggaagagtttcagaCTAAAAGGAACACTTAAAGAACACATGCAAATCCACACCGGGGAGAAACCGTACACATGTGATCATTGTGGGAAATGTTTCATACAAAAAGGAAACCTTAACGTGCACATGAaaatccacactggagagaagccatacacatgtgatcagtgtgggaagagtttcacacATAAAGGAAACCTTAACGTACACATGAAAAGCCACACTGGAGTGAAGCTGTAcacatgtgatcagtgtgggaagagttttgCACAAAAAGCACTCCTTAATGATCACAAGAGAATCCACACTGAAGAGAAGCCGTACACATGTGATCAATGTGGGAAAAGTTTCAGAAAATCAAGTGTTTTTAAAGTACATCTGCATACTCATTCTAGAGAAAGACTATATAACTGTGACCAGTGTGGTAAAGACTTTTTTAGGGCAGATTCCCTGAAGAACCACCTGAAAGTTCATACAAAGGAGAAGCCACATGTGTGTTCTTTGTGTGCAAAGCGTTTTAGTGAGCTGAGTGCTTTAAAATTACACCAGAAAAGACACAGCGGTGTGAAGGATCATGTTTGCTCGGAGTGTGGTAAGAGTTTTTTTACAGATAGTGAACTGAAAGTCCACCAGACAGTTCATACTAGAGAAACACCTTACAAGTGTTCAGAATGTGGCAAGACATTCAAACGGTCAATATATCTGAAAATACATGAGaggatccacactggagagaagccataTCACTGCCATTCATGTGGAAAATGTTTCACTCAATTATCTTCTCTAATCTTTCATAAGAAAAAATGCATGTCTGAGAATAAAGTAAGTAGTTTGAGTTCTGATCCTGTACTTCCAGGTGTGAACCTGTGTAATGCTGCATCAGAGATTACTTTAAAAATCGATTAA